From the genome of Ectobacillus sp. JY-23, one region includes:
- a CDS encoding teichoic acid D-Ala incorporation-associated protein DltX, with protein MKAVKALWNRPTVQWFCKTLYYLGILLGLLWLYGFTDTNTSTFIYNEF; from the coding sequence ATGAAGGCAGTAAAAGCACTATGGAATAGACCTACTGTACAATGGTTTTGTAAAACACTGTATTACCTTGGAATTCTGCTTGGACTTCTTTGGTTGTACGGATTTACCGACACAAATACAAGTACCTTTATTTATAACGAGTTTTAG
- a CDS encoding M20 family metallopeptidase: MEQSIHSERLIKWRRFMHANPELSFQEVNTSQFVYDTLCSFDGLEVSRPTPYSVMAVLKGAKPGKTIGLRADMDALPIQEENETSYKSSVPGVMHACGHDGHTAILLETACVLSQHKDEVAGEVRFFFQHAEEQFPGGGEEMVEAGVMEGVDAVIGLHLMSGLPTGKVGIAYGPMMAAPDVFEIVIQGKGGHAAHPQETVDPIVIGAQIISNLQHIVSRNTDAFKQRVVSVTQFNAGTADNIIPDTAFLLGTVRCFDDDLRKDAEQRIEQMIQGITDAHGATYTYDYRYGYRPVINEETITKVVEQSALELFGKEDVTYVSPSMGGEDFSAFLQKAKGCFFKLGSGNPEKGTNYPHHHPRFDIDEDALPLGVQMFLRVVKNLNS, from the coding sequence ATGGAACAATCTATTCATTCAGAACGGCTAATTAAGTGGCGCCGTTTTATGCACGCCAATCCAGAACTATCCTTTCAAGAAGTAAACACATCGCAATTTGTTTACGACACCCTATGTTCATTTGATGGACTAGAGGTTTCCAGACCTACCCCATACAGTGTGATGGCGGTACTTAAAGGCGCAAAGCCTGGAAAAACAATCGGACTTCGGGCTGATATGGATGCCCTTCCTATTCAGGAAGAAAACGAAACATCTTATAAATCAAGCGTGCCGGGTGTTATGCATGCATGTGGACATGATGGTCATACAGCTATTTTGTTAGAAACCGCCTGTGTTCTATCGCAACATAAAGATGAGGTCGCGGGAGAAGTTCGTTTTTTCTTTCAACATGCTGAGGAGCAATTTCCGGGTGGGGGAGAAGAAATGGTGGAAGCAGGTGTGATGGAAGGGGTAGATGCGGTAATTGGTCTTCATCTTATGTCTGGACTACCTACTGGTAAAGTTGGAATTGCATATGGACCGATGATGGCAGCACCTGATGTATTTGAAATTGTAATTCAAGGAAAGGGTGGACATGCGGCGCATCCGCAAGAGACAGTTGATCCTATCGTGATAGGCGCACAAATCATTTCCAATTTACAACACATTGTTTCTAGAAATACGGATGCCTTTAAGCAGCGTGTAGTATCGGTGACGCAGTTCAATGCAGGAACAGCTGATAACATCATACCGGATACCGCTTTTTTATTGGGGACGGTGCGTTGTTTTGATGATGACTTGCGCAAAGATGCAGAGCAACGTATTGAACAGATGATACAAGGAATTACGGATGCCCACGGAGCAACCTATACATATGATTACCGCTACGGCTATAGACCAGTGATTAACGAAGAAACCATCACAAAAGTAGTAGAACAAAGCGCCCTAGAGTTGTTTGGAAAAGAGGATGTGACATATGTATCTCCTTCAATGGGCGGAGAGGATTTTTCCGCGTTTTTACAAAAAGCAAAGGGATGCTTCTTTAAACTTGGTTCAGGTAATCCAGAAAAGGGCACAAATTACCCACATCATCACCCGCGTTTTGATATTGATGAAGATGCGCTCCCACTTGGTGTCCAAATGTTTCTGCGCGTTGT